The following DNA comes from Capsicum annuum cultivar UCD-10X-F1 chromosome 7, UCD10Xv1.1, whole genome shotgun sequence.
TCCATCTAACATCTCTTGAAACAACCTCCTTGCTTGCTCCAAGCTACCCTCTTTGCATAAGGCATCCATCAAGCTGTTGTAATCAAAAGCAGTTGGATGGTATCCCTTCTTTCTAAATCCGAGAAACAAACCTTTCGCTATATTGAGCACACTCAGCTTGCAAAATCCATCAATTATGGTGCTATAGGTTATTGAATCTGGAATAAGATTCAGTTGATTTAGCTGCTTCCAAAGTTCAAATGCTTTGACAACTTCGCCAGCCTTTATATAAGCTCCAATAAGTACAGTAAAGGTTCCAATATCAACTAAAGACTTTTTCTCGACCATCTTGTTATGAATTTCCCCAGCCTTATCAAGGTAGCCTTCTTGGCAAAGCCCACGAATCAGTACAATCGTTGTTATAACATCAGGCAAAACATAAGCCTCATCACCCAACATCGAATCAAAAAGTGTCATGGCATCTTCAACTTTCCCACTTTCACAAAGTCCTTTTACTATTGTATTGTAAGTGATCACGTCAGGTGTCTTGCCTTTCTCCACcatcaattttaaaatttgaaaagcaTCATCCGATAATCTTTCCTTGCAAAGTGCACTTAAAAGAATATTGTAAGTTATGTTTCCAGGTTTCTCGCCCCGGCTTATCATCAAATTGAACAATTCCATCGCTTTCTTAGCCATCCCATTATTACCGAGGCCACCAATCATGCCCGTGAAAGTAACAATGTCAGGCTGAATCCCACGTTCCAACATATCATCATACAACATAGTTGTTTCTTTCAATTTTCCCTGCTCACAAAATCGATACATTAAACAAGAATAAGTAACTACATTCGGAGAAATTCCTTTCTCCAACATCTCATTCAAAAGTTCTTTCCCTCTACTAACATACCCTTTGTTACAAAGCCCATTTATTAATGTACTATACACAACAACATCCTCTTCCAAACCTTTTTCTCTCATCTCCTCCAACAACCCAAACGCGTCATCCAACCTACCCTCCGAACAAAGACCCTCCATCAAAATGGCATACGTATACGAATTTGGAGCAAAATTCACCACCTTCTCCATACTAAACCTCAAATCCAAAGCCTCTTGTACTTTCTTATCTCTACAAAGTCCTCTCACAAGGGTATTTAAACTAACTATATCAGGCATTACCTCTTTCATATCCAAACCCCAAAAAAACTtaatagcatcaacaaccatcccaTTTTCACATAAACCCTTCAATATAACATTAACAACATACACAttaaccttataaccattctTTAACATCAACCCCAATACCCCTATAGCTAATTTAGGCTTATGAACATACACATAACATTCAATCAAAGCAGCTAATGATAAAAACCTGGGCAAGATTTCAACTTTCCTCATTTTATGGTACACCCTTAATCCAAGATTGTACTCCTTACTCTTTGCCAAAGTTACAACAAGAAAATTGAAAGTTGACTCAGATGGTGTTTGACCTAAATCATCAAGAAAATGGTTA
Coding sequences within:
- the LOC107856346 gene encoding pentatricopeptide repeat-containing protein At4g28010 produces the protein MIITKQISKISQFFQAFQEPFNTKNLFFIKHFSSTIPCPIDSNTQDLDTQLRSLCEKPNPQYANAVSLLNHFLDDLGQTPSESTFNFLVVTLAKSKEYNLGLRVYHKMRKVEILPRFLSLAALIECYVYVHKPKLAIGVLGLMLKNGYKVNVYVVNVILKGLCENGMVVDAIKFFWGLDMKEVMPDIVSLNTLVRGLCRDKKVQEALDLRFSMEKVVNFAPNSYTYAILMEGLCSEGRLDDAFGLLEEMREKGLEEDVVVYSTLINGLCNKGYVSRGKELLNEMLEKGISPNVVTYSCLMYRFCEQGKLKETTMLYDDMLERGIQPDIVTFTGMIGGLGNNGMAKKAMELFNLMISRGEKPGNITYNILLSALCKERLSDDAFQILKLMVEKGKTPDVITYNTIVKGLCESGKVEDAMTLFDSMLGDEAYVLPDVITTIVLIRGLCQEGYLDKAGEIHNKMVEKKSLVDIGTFTVLIGAYIKAGEVVKAFELWKQLNQLNLIPDSITYSTIIDGFCKLSVLNIAKGLFLGFRKKGYHPTAFDYNSLMDALCKEGSLEQARRLFQEMLDGNCEPNVISYNIIIGSTLAAKDLQSAKELLIDMPQKGLKQDAFTFSILINRFSKLGLMDEAKKLYERMNASGLTPDVSVYDCLLKGFSLHGETAEIIDLLRKMAAKGIELDLRLTSTILECLCNISEDINVEELLPNFSQKKSEGFSIPCSELLTMLQKSLPKLQSDSAL